DNA from Desulfarculus baarsii DSM 2075:
GCTCGGTCACCGCGCCTTGGCCCTGGAGCCGCTCCAGCTCCAGCATTTTTTGGATGTTGACCTCGCTGACGCCGGCCTTTCGGAGCCGTTGCATCTCCTCGGCGGTCATGGCGGCCGCGCCGGACCAGGCCAGGACGGCGGTCGCCAGTAACGAGATTAGTGCAATAAAGCGCATGAGTTGGCCTCCGCTGTGGCGCTGTTGTCGAGTATAACTAAATATAACACGCCGCCGAAGCGCTTGTCGCGGGAGGGAAGGGGGGCCGGTTTTTGCTTTCAGACCCAAATAATTCGATTTGCCGCGGCCGCGGTGATGGCGTTTGGCCCTTGCTTGCGGTAGGATGCTGCGCATGATTAAACGAATGCTGATAAATGCCCGTGAACCCGGCGAATTGCGGGTCGCGTTGGTGGAAGGCGGCCGACTGGAGGCCTTTTTCGTCGAGACGGCCGCCCGCGAACAGACGCGGGGCAACATCTACAAAGGCGTGGTGGTCAACGTCGAACGCAGCCTACAGGCGGCGTTCGTGGACTACGGCGCGGGGCGCAACGGCTTTTTGCAGATAAGCGACCTGTGCCCGGCCTTCATCAAAGGCGCGGGCCACAACGGCCGCGTGAACAAGCCCATCCAGGAGGTGCTGCGGGCCGGCCACGAGCTTTTGGTTCAGGTGGTCAAAGAGGAAACCGCCACCAAGGGCGCCAGTCTGACCACGTTTTTTTCCATCCCCGGCCAATACATGGTGCTGACGCCCGGCCACGAGAGCCAGGGCGTCTCGCGCAAGATCGAATCCGAGGCCGAGCGCGAGCGCATCAAGGAAGCCCTGGCCGGCGCGTCGTGCCCCGAGGGCATCGGAGTCATCGCCCGCACCGCCGCCGAAGGCCGCTCCAAGCGCGAGATCCAGCAAAACCTGCAGCAGTTGTTGCGCCTGTGGCTGGACATCAAGAAACGCGGCGACAGCGCCAAGCCGCGCACGCTGATCCACCGCGAGGAAGAACTGGCCGTGCGCGTGGTGCGCGACCACTTCACCAGCGACGTCACCGAGATCCTGGTCGACGATCAAGACGTCTTCAACCGCCTGCAACGCTATCTGGCCGTGGTCAGCCCCCGGCGCAAGACCCAGCTCAAGCTCTACACCGACCCCAGGCCCATTTTCCAGAAAAGCCAACTGGAACAACAGATCCTGTCGATATACCAGCCCACTGTCCCGCTGCCCTCCGGCGGCAGCATCGTCATCCACCCCACCGAGGCGCTGGTGTCCATCGACGTCAACTCCGGCCGCAACGTCAGCGGCAAGCAGATCGAGGAGACGGCGCTCAACGTCAACAAGGAGGCCGCCGTGGAGGTGGCCCGCCAGTTGCGCCTGCGCGACCTGGGCGGCTTGGTGGTGGTCGATTTCATCGACATGCGCGACCGCGCCAACCAGCGCACCGTGCGCAAGGTGTTCGCCGACGAGCTGAAAAAAGACAAGGCCAAGATCACCATCGGGGCCATCAGCCGCTTTGGCCTGCTGGAGCTTAGCCGCCAGCGCATTCGGCCGCCCATCGATTTCGGCGCGACCATGGTCTGCCCCCACTGCCAGGGCCGCGGCCTGGTGCGCACCACCGAGGCCATCGGCCGCGGCGTCATGCGCGCCCTGGAGCACAAGCTGGGTGATGGCGACAAGAGCGGCCTGCGCGTGAGGGTGGGCACCGAGGCGGCCAACTATCTGCAGAACGTCCGGCGCGCCGACCTGATGCGCTTGGAGGAGCGCTACGGCCTGTGCATCGAGGTGTTGGCCGACCCCGGCCTTTCGCCCGAGGAATCGCGCATGGAGCGTTTCGAGGCGACGTGGACTCCGCCCCAGCCGGCCGCGCCGCCGGTGCTTCAGGCCGTAATCGAGGCCCCGGAAGAGCCCGAGCCCGAGGAGTTCGAGGAAGACGAGGCCGATGGCGAAGGCGCCGTGGAGGCTGCCGCCGCCGACGAGCCGGCGAAGAAGTCGTCCTCGCGGCGGCGCAGGGGCGGGCGGCGCAAATCGGCCAAAAAAGACGCGATCGCGCCGGCGGCCCAACCCCAGGCCGGCCCCGCGCCGTCGGTCGAGGCCAAATCAATCGTCGAAACCCCGGTTGCCGAGCAATCCGGCGAGCCGACGGCGGCCAAAAAACGGCGTCGCCGGCCATCGTCCAGACGGCGTCGCAAGCCGGCCGAGGGGCAGGCCGCCGAGGCCAGATCGGCCATCGCGGCCGCGCCCGAGCACGGCGGCGTGATCGGCGACGAGGCCGATTGAGCCTGGCCGATCCGGTCGGTCGGCCATCGCTTCGGGGCTTGTGACGTCTGACACATTTTTCTTGACAATGGTCTCGAGCCTGCGATAGAAGATCACCACTTAACTGGAAGTTTTTTCCGCGCCTCTCGCCTGCCTGGCAGGAGGGGGCCGGGCAAGCAAAATACGTTCGTTTTTTGTTTGCCTGGGGCGCGAAAAAAAGCTATACTTTGTTCCAATAGGCACAAGTAAAGATCATTGGGCGGCCTTGCCGAGCCGCGCGTGGCCAACGGGGCCGAGACCCGATGATGGTTGGCTAAAAAGAGACTGCGCGGGTGGCCCACGCAGTCGTGGAGTAGGTTGTCTCGCAACAACCAACACCCAACGGAGGAAACTGGATGCCAAGCTACGTAATCGTCGAAAAGTGCGATGGCTGCAAGGGTCAGGACAAGACTGCTTGCATGTACATCTGCCCCAACGACCTCATGCTGTTGGATAAAGACGGATCCATGGGCTATGGGGCGATGAAGGCTTTTAACCGTGACGTCTCCATGTGCTGGGAATGCTACAACTGCGTGAAGATCTGCCCGCAGCAGGCGATCGACATCCGCGGTTACGCCGACTTCATGCCTCTGGGCGGTAGCGTTGTGCCTCTGCGCGGTTCCGACAGTATCATGTGGACCGTCAAATTCCGCGACGGCAACGTCAAGCGGTTCAAGTTCCCCATCCGCACCACCGCTGAAGGTTCCGCCGATCCGATGGGCGGCTTCCCCGTGGGCGACGGCGACATCAAATCCGCAAACCTGATGACCGAGCCGGCTTCCTGCGGCGCAGACGTACTTCCCACCCGCTAAGGTCAGAAGGAGGAGGATAAACAATGCCGAATTTCGAGACTGTTCAGGTCACTACCGACCTTCTGATCTGTGGTGGCGGCATGGCTGCGGCCGGCGCCGCCGTCGAGGCCGCTTATTGGGCCAAAAAAAATGGTTTGAAAGTCACCTTGGTTGACAAGGCCGCTTTCGACCGTTCGGGCGCGGTGGCCATGGGCCTCAGCGCCATCAACGAGTACATCGGCTACGCCGCCGGCGACAACTCGCTGGAAGACTACGTGAAGTACGTCCGCCAGGACCTCATGGGCATCGCCCGTGACGACTTGGTGTACAACATCGCCCGTCACGTTGACGGTTCGGTGCATCTGTTCGAAAAATGGGGTCTGCCGATCTGGACCGACGAGAACGGCAAGTTCGTTCGCGAGGGTCGTTGGCAGATCATGATCAACGGCGAGTCCTACAAGGTGATCGTGGCCGAGGCCGCGAAGAACGCCATGAAGGACGCTGGCTGCGACATCATCGAGCGCGTGTTCATCGTCGGTCCGATCATGGACGGCGAGCGCGTGGCTGGCGCCTACGGCTTCAGCACCCGCGAGAACAAGTTCTACGTGTTCAACGCCAAAGCCACCATCGCCGTGATGGGCGGCGCCGTGCACGTGTTCCGTCCGCGCAGCGTCGGTGAAGGTCTGGGCCGTAGCTGGTATCCGCCGTTCAACAGCGGTTCGACCACCTACTTCACCCTGCAGGCCGGCGCCGAGATGACCTGCCAGGAGATCCGCTTCATCCCCGTGCGCTTCAAAGACGCTTACGGCCCGGTGGGTGCGTGGTTCCTGCTGTTCAAGAGCCGCGCCACCAGCGCCACCGGCGGCGAGTACATGGCCGAGCGCAAGGCCGAGCTGAACAACTGGGCCCCCTATGGCCTGGTGAAGCCGATCCCGGCCAACCTGCGTAACTACCTGGGCATGCTCGACGTCGACGCCGGCCTGGGCCCGCTATACATGGAGACCGCCGAGGCCATCCAGAAGCTGGCCGACGCCTTCAAGGACGATCCCAAGGCCTTCAAGAAGAAGATGAAGACCCTGGAGAACGAGGCGTGGGAAGACTTCCTGGACATGACTTGCTCGCAGGCTCTTCTGTGGGCCTCCAGCAACATCTACCCCGAGCAGAGCCGCTCTGAGATCGCCGCTTGCGAGCCTTACTTCATCGGTTCGCACTCCGGTGGTTCGGGCGCCTGGGTCTCCGGTCCCGAAGACGTCAGCACCCCCTACAAGTGGGGCTACGGCAACATGACCACCACCAAGGGCCTGTTCACCGCTGGTGACGGCTCTGGCGCCTCCAGCCACAAGTTCTCCTCGGGCTCGCACGCCGAGGGTCGCTTCGCTGGCAAGGAAGCCGTTCGCTTCATCCTCGACAACAACACCCTGCCCGCCCTGGGCGACGTCGAGGCCCTGAAGGCCAAGGCTCTGGCTCCTCTGGCCCGCTTCGAGGAGTTCTCGGCCCTGTCGACCGACCCCCTGCTGAACCCCAACTACATCCGCCCGATGCAGTTCATGTTCCGCCTGCAGAAGATCATGGACGAGTACGCGGGTGGCGTCGTCAGCGCCTTCAAGACCTCCGACAAGCTGTTGGAGCGCGGTCTGGAGCTGCTGGCCATGCTGCAGGATGACTCTGGCAAGCTGGCCGCCAACGGCGTCTACGAGCTGGAGCGTTGCTGGGAGAACGTCCACCGCATGTGGCAGGCCGAGGCCCACGTGCGCACCATCCTCTTCCGCGAGGAGACTCGTTGGCCGGGCTACTACTTCCGCGCCGACAAGCCCAAGATGGACGAGGCCAATTGGAAGTGCTTCGTCAACTGCACCTTCAAGGATGGCAAGTGGGAAATGAAGAAGGTTCCCGTTGTCCCCATGGACGTGTAGTGGCGATCCACTAGCGTGAGCAACTCCAGGCGCCGCACAGGCGCCTGGAGTTTTTTGCCCGCTCCGGGCGGCGGGCGCCTCCCGTGGCGGACAAAAGACTGTGTTTGCCGAAAACAGCGCGAATCTTCACGCTGGAATGCGCATCTTTCTGCTCTGGCCGCCAGCAAGTTCTGGACGTCGGTGACGGGAAGTTGTATATTCTTTCACTAATCTTATGCCCAAAGGGCCAGGAAAAAACGCCTCCGCCCGACATCACCCATCCGCGGCGAGGTCGCGGCGGTGGCTCGGGCAATCGTTGACCGGCGGTCGGCGGGGGCGACGATGCTATTTACCGGAGGACACTAAATGACAGAGGAGAGCACGATGGGCCAAGCAATCATGGTCGTCGGTGCTGGCATGACCGGGCTCAGCGCCGCTCTGGAAGCGGCTGAAGCCGGCTGCAAGGTGGTTCTGGTCGAAAAGAACCCCTACCTTGGCGGTCGAGTGGCTCAGCTGCACCAATATTTCCCCAAGCTTTGCCCGCCCTACTGCGGCTTGGAGATAAATTTCCGGCGCGTCCGCAGCAACAGCAACATCGACATCCTGACCATGGCCGAGGTCACCGCCATCAGCGGCGAGCCCGGCAACTACAAAGTCAGCGTCAAGCAGTCCCCGCGGTTTGTCAACGACAAGTGCACCGCCTGCGGCAAGTGCGCCGAGGCCGTCGAGACCCAGATCGACAGCGCCTTCAACTATGGCCTGTGCAAGACCAAGGCCGCTTACTTGCCCCACGACCTGGCCTTCCCCTACCGCTACGTCATCGACCCCAGCATCATCGGCACTCCCGAGGCCCAGAAGGCCAAGGACGCCTGTCCTTATGACGCGGTGGTTCTCGACGACGCCGAAAAAGAGCTGACCTTCGAGGTCGCTTCGGTGATCTGGGCCGCCGGCTGGACCCCTTACGATCCCAGGAAGGTCCAGTACTACAACTTCGACAAGAGCCCCAACATCGTCACCAACGTGCAGATGGAGCGCCTGGCGGCCTTCAGCGGCCCCACCGGCGGCCAGATTCTGCGCCCCGGCGACGGCCAGGCCCCCAAGAGCGTGGCCTTTATCCAGTGCGCCGGCTCCCGCGACATCAACAACATGCCCCAGTGCTCGACGATCTGCTGTCTGGCCAGCCTCAAGCAGGCGACCTACGTCCGCGAAAAGCTGCCCGAGGCCAAGGTGACGATCTACTTCATCGACATCCGGGCCATGGACCGCAACGAGGACTTCTACACCAAGGTCAAGGCCGACGAGGGCGTTTCGTTCGTCAAATCCAAGATTGCCATGATCGAGCCCCAGGACGACGGCAGCCTGATCCTCGAAGGCGAAAACACCACCACCGGCGAACGCTTCAAGGCCCAGCACGACCTGGTCGTCCTGGCCACCGGCATGCAGCCCAACACGGCGCTCAGCAAGGTTCCGGCCGAGGTCGAATACGATGAATACGGCTTCATGCGCCAGGGCGAAGGCATCTTCGGCGCGGGCACGGTTCGTCGGCCCAGCGAAGTCGTCACTTGCGTGCAGGACGGCACCGGCGCGGCCCTCAGAGCCATTCAACTGGTGGCCGGGAGGTAAATGATCATGAGCAAGAACGCAGTTTGCTATCTCTGCAAGGGCTGTGGCATCGGCGACGCCCTTGATTTCGAACGGCTTACCGAGGTCGTCGAGGAGGGCGGCGTCAGCGAGGTCAAGGAACATGACGCGCTGTGCTCTCCCGAGGGCCTGGCGATGATCAAAGAGGACATCGACGGCGGCGTCGACGCCGTGTTGATCGGCGCTTGCAGCAGCCGCGTCAAGACCGACGAGTTCTCCTTTGGCGGCGGCGTGGTTGTCGAGCGCACCAGCCTGCGCGAGCAGGTGGTGTGGTGCACCAGCCCCGACGCCACCGATGACGGCGAGGAAGATCGCCAGATGCTGGCCGAGGACTACCTGCGCATGGCCTGCGTCAAGCTGGAAAAATGCCAGCCCCTCACGCCGTTCCAGCTCGAAGGCGAGATCTACAAGAGCCTCATGGTCGTTGGCGGCGGTCCCGCCGGCATGAGCGCGGCCATCCAGGCCGCCAAGGCCGGCAGCCAGGTCTTCTTGATCGAAAAAGAAGACAAGCTGGGCGGTTTCCTCAACACCATCGACAAGTTGGGCCCCCAGAGCCCGCCCTACACCGAGTTGGAAGACAACCCGGTGGCGGAGATGGTCGGCCAGATCGAGGCCTCCGACAAGATCAAGGTCTTCACCGGCTGCACCGTGGCCAAGACCGCCGGCGCGCCCGGCAAGTTCGACGTGGAGCTGTCCAACGGCGAAAAGTTGCAGATCGGCGCCATCGTCCAGGCCACCGGCTGGCTGCCCTATGACGCCAGCAAGTTGGCCGACGAGCTGGCCTACGGCTCCTCGCCCGACATCGTCACCAACGTCGAGTTCGAGCAGATGGTCAAAGATGGCAAGCTGGCCCGCAAGTCCGATGGCGAGGATATCGCCGCCATCGCCTTCATCCAGTGCGCCGGCTCCCGCGACCAGAACCATCTGCCCTATTGTTCGGCCTTCTGCTGCCTGGTCTCGCTGAAGCAGGCCATCTACGTCAAGGAGCAGAACCCCGAGACGGCCGTCTACGTCATCTACAAAGACATCCGCACGCCCAGCCAGAGCGAGGAAGTCTATCGCGAGGCCCAGCGCAAGGGCGTGATCTTCATCCGCCGCGACGAGACCTACCCGACCATCACCGCCGGCGACAAGCTCAGCCTGGAAGTCAACGACGTCCTGCTGGGCGAGGACGTCAGCCTCGAAGAGCTGGACATGGTCGTGCTGGCCACCGGCATGCGGCCCAACAACCCCAAGGTGGTCGACGCGCCGCTGGTGGCCTTTGGCGAGGACCAGGAAGTGGCCAAGAAGCTGACCGCCGAGGCCAAGGCCGCCTGCGAGGATTGGTCGGTGCTCAACCTGGACTACCGCCAGGGCAAGAACCTGCCGACCCTCAAGTACGCCATGCCCGACAGCCACTTCATCTGCTTCCCCTACGAGAGCCGCCGCACGGGCATTTACCCGGTGGGCACCGTCCGCCGGCCCATGCGCCTGACCCAGGCCATCGACGACGGCGTGGGCGCGGCCCTCAAGGCCATCCAGGCCATCAAGGCCGCCGAGGCCGGTTGCGCCGTGCATCCGCGTAGCGGCGACGAAAGCTTCCCCGAGTTTTTCATGCAACGCTGCACCCAGTGCAAGCGCTGCACCGAGGAATGCCCCTTCGGCGCCATCAACGAGGACGAGAAGGCCAACCCGCTGCCCAACCCCACTCGCTGCCGTCGTTGCGGCGTGTGCATGGGCGCTTGCCCCGAGCGCATCATCTCCTTCAAGAACTACTCGGTGGACATGATCGGCTCGATGATCAAGGCCATCAACGTGCCCGAGGAGGACGATGAGAAGCCGCGGGTGATCATGCTGGCCTGCGAAAACGACGCCCTGCCGGCCATCGACATGGCCGCGGCCAAGGGCATGACCTGGAGCCCCTACGTGCGGCTGATCCCCATCCGCTGCCTGGGCTCGATGAACCTGGTCTGGATCGCCGACGCGCTGTCTTCGGGCATCGACGGCGTGGTGCTCTTGGGCTGCCGTCGCGGCGAAGACTACCAGTGCCACTTCATCAAGGGCTCCGAGCTG
Protein-coding regions in this window:
- a CDS encoding Rne/Rng family ribonuclease, whose product is MIKRMLINAREPGELRVALVEGGRLEAFFVETAAREQTRGNIYKGVVVNVERSLQAAFVDYGAGRNGFLQISDLCPAFIKGAGHNGRVNKPIQEVLRAGHELLVQVVKEETATKGASLTTFFSIPGQYMVLTPGHESQGVSRKIESEAERERIKEALAGASCPEGIGVIARTAAEGRSKREIQQNLQQLLRLWLDIKKRGDSAKPRTLIHREEELAVRVVRDHFTSDVTEILVDDQDVFNRLQRYLAVVSPRRKTQLKLYTDPRPIFQKSQLEQQILSIYQPTVPLPSGGSIVIHPTEALVSIDVNSGRNVSGKQIEETALNVNKEAAVEVARQLRLRDLGGLVVVDFIDMRDRANQRTVRKVFADELKKDKAKITIGAISRFGLLELSRQRIRPPIDFGATMVCPHCQGRGLVRTTEAIGRGVMRALEHKLGDGDKSGLRVRVGTEAANYLQNVRRADLMRLEERYGLCIEVLADPGLSPEESRMERFEATWTPPQPAAPPVLQAVIEAPEEPEPEEFEEDEADGEGAVEAAAADEPAKKSSSRRRRGGRRKSAKKDAIAPAAQPQAGPAPSVEAKSIVETPVAEQSGEPTAAKKRRRRPSSRRRRKPAEGQAAEARSAIAAAPEHGGVIGDEAD
- a CDS encoding FAD-dependent oxidoreductase → MGQAIMVVGAGMTGLSAALEAAEAGCKVVLVEKNPYLGGRVAQLHQYFPKLCPPYCGLEINFRRVRSNSNIDILTMAEVTAISGEPGNYKVSVKQSPRFVNDKCTACGKCAEAVETQIDSAFNYGLCKTKAAYLPHDLAFPYRYVIDPSIIGTPEAQKAKDACPYDAVVLDDAEKELTFEVASVIWAAGWTPYDPRKVQYYNFDKSPNIVTNVQMERLAAFSGPTGGQILRPGDGQAPKSVAFIQCAGSRDINNMPQCSTICCLASLKQATYVREKLPEAKVTIYFIDIRAMDRNEDFYTKVKADEGVSFVKSKIAMIEPQDDGSLILEGENTTTGERFKAQHDLVVLATGMQPNTALSKVPAEVEYDEYGFMRQGEGIFGAGTVRRPSEVVTCVQDGTGAALRAIQLVAGR
- the aprA gene encoding adenylyl-sulfate reductase subunit alpha, whose amino-acid sequence is MPNFETVQVTTDLLICGGGMAAAGAAVEAAYWAKKNGLKVTLVDKAAFDRSGAVAMGLSAINEYIGYAAGDNSLEDYVKYVRQDLMGIARDDLVYNIARHVDGSVHLFEKWGLPIWTDENGKFVREGRWQIMINGESYKVIVAEAAKNAMKDAGCDIIERVFIVGPIMDGERVAGAYGFSTRENKFYVFNAKATIAVMGGAVHVFRPRSVGEGLGRSWYPPFNSGSTTYFTLQAGAEMTCQEIRFIPVRFKDAYGPVGAWFLLFKSRATSATGGEYMAERKAELNNWAPYGLVKPIPANLRNYLGMLDVDAGLGPLYMETAEAIQKLADAFKDDPKAFKKKMKTLENEAWEDFLDMTCSQALLWASSNIYPEQSRSEIAACEPYFIGSHSGGSGAWVSGPEDVSTPYKWGYGNMTTTKGLFTAGDGSGASSHKFSSGSHAEGRFAGKEAVRFILDNNTLPALGDVEALKAKALAPLARFEEFSALSTDPLLNPNYIRPMQFMFRLQKIMDEYAGGVVSAFKTSDKLLERGLELLAMLQDDSGKLAANGVYELERCWENVHRMWQAEAHVRTILFREETRWPGYYFRADKPKMDEANWKCFVNCTFKDGKWEMKKVPVVPMDV
- a CDS encoding hydrogenase iron-sulfur subunit → MSKNAVCYLCKGCGIGDALDFERLTEVVEEGGVSEVKEHDALCSPEGLAMIKEDIDGGVDAVLIGACSSRVKTDEFSFGGGVVVERTSLREQVVWCTSPDATDDGEEDRQMLAEDYLRMACVKLEKCQPLTPFQLEGEIYKSLMVVGGGPAGMSAAIQAAKAGSQVFLIEKEDKLGGFLNTIDKLGPQSPPYTELEDNPVAEMVGQIEASDKIKVFTGCTVAKTAGAPGKFDVELSNGEKLQIGAIVQATGWLPYDASKLADELAYGSSPDIVTNVEFEQMVKDGKLARKSDGEDIAAIAFIQCAGSRDQNHLPYCSAFCCLVSLKQAIYVKEQNPETAVYVIYKDIRTPSQSEEVYREAQRKGVIFIRRDETYPTITAGDKLSLEVNDVLLGEDVSLEELDMVVLATGMRPNNPKVVDAPLVAFGEDQEVAKKLTAEAKAACEDWSVLNLDYRQGKNLPTLKYAMPDSHFICFPYESRRTGIYPVGTVRRPMRLTQAIDDGVGAALKAIQAIKAAEAGCAVHPRSGDESFPEFFMQRCTQCKRCTEECPFGAINEDEKANPLPNPTRCRRCGVCMGACPERIISFKNYSVDMIGSMIKAINVPEEDDEKPRVIMLACENDALPAIDMAAAKGMTWSPYVRLIPIRCLGSMNLVWIADALSSGIDGVVLLGCRRGEDYQCHFIKGSELANVRMSKISETLTRLVLESDRVAVEEVSITDLHKIPAIIDAFMETIEEVGPNPYKGF
- the aprB gene encoding adenylyl-sulfate reductase subunit beta, giving the protein MPSYVIVEKCDGCKGQDKTACMYICPNDLMLLDKDGSMGYGAMKAFNRDVSMCWECYNCVKICPQQAIDIRGYADFMPLGGSVVPLRGSDSIMWTVKFRDGNVKRFKFPIRTTAEGSADPMGGFPVGDGDIKSANLMTEPASCGADVLPTR